The segment ACATCATGCCCAAGTATTGGATTTGACATTTGTGCCCTGACGAAGTGGGTGGTGGAGAATTATCCTTGCGGTTTCTACCACTTTTGGGGTTTTTACTAGATTCGAATCCCACACACACAAAATTTTATGACTAATTTTGCAAAAAAGATAACGGAGTTCACCATGAAACCTGTTAAATGACGTAGAGTGATAACTCTATGtcccatttgtggctagagccAACCAAAAAAATAATAGGATTTTTCCCAATTACACGTGAAAatgttatgatttttatgatatttgcCATTTTCTATTTATCTAACATTGTTTTACGCACAAATTTAACCTTTCATATTTCTCctatataatataactaattTGTTTCTCTTATCTTTTATTCTTATCATAAAATGGCTTTTAAAGTTTATTACTAATATTTATTAGTGTTCATTTTGTTATAAACCATGTTTTTATCtcaatgttttaaaagatttttcaTGTTAACCacttaaaaaaatgattttctatGTCCATAGTAAGTCGTTTTCCATAGTCTAATGCCTTGTGATACATGTAAAGTTTTTTCAAATCATcaccatacatatatatagtttttttacAATGAAGCTTGAACATTATTCAAAATAATTAAGTTGAACGTTGTAGttatataaattttcaaaaaaatcaacTCTTATATAAATGTTAAGACTTAAGATTATATAAATTTAGCCCATTTTTTGTTTTTACATGAATGGggtaaaaaaaaaatttcttaaggCTTCTCATTGAGGTTAAAAACTAAGTTGAAAATTTACGATGAGagcattttcattaaataatatcaTCTAAATATCATAATTTTATATTGTATCGATGTAGGACATCACAAAAGGTAGAAAATATGATAGTTCTGAAAAAAACTTTCATGGTTGACAAAATGGCTTGTGGAATGATGCAATTGATGTCTAAACCGGTTACAATCAAGAACATAGGAGAACAAACATATAAGAGAAAATGTTTTAACGCATTTACTTATAAATGTTTTATAATCCCATGAGTTTATATCTTAAGCAATGTGGGATAAAAAAAATCTCTTAGTCTCTTTAATTATAATTGTTTGCTTTTACTTTAACTTTGTTTCTTTAGTAATGTGGGATAAAAAAACATGACACAAAAATGCATGTGATAAAGCAAACTTGATCCCACATTGTAATGATATACAAAAcataataaattatttcattctttaaatAAATGTCTCCCTAAAAAGTTTAAATAGTAACATAATTCATTAATCATTTTCTATCCTTTGAAACTTTTCAACTAATAATGTTCttgaaaaatataattaaacactCTATTATCATCATACTATAGGAAGTATTCTTATTTTTactatatttatttgaaacttccataattttttaatttcttttataataatactataaattagttaaataatattaaataaattaaaaaaaaacatctaTCTAACCATACATGAGGCCATCCAAATAAATGTagttcaaaataaatgatttattttttatcatattaatttgagttttttttttcaaaaataaaaatgaatattaattgcaaaaataaaataaaaataaaaatctagATTAAGTTGAATATATAATggtgaaaaaaaaataatgaagttTTGGTAAGAGAGATAGATATTATCATTAGTAGAAATTCAAAAGTCACATTAGATAGTATCGACTAGGGTTGTTCACTAATTTGATAAAATAGAATTGGACAATTGGACAACTTGGATTGAACTATTttgttcggatattcggatttttttgattggttttcaacaaaaccgaattattattttggatttcagattggttttggtttataaaataagaaccaaatagtccaaaaaaccgaataaatatttattatttatttattatttataatatatatctatagttatttattgattttataaattattttttcaaataggttcaaaacgtttcacctaataaaaaaacattaatacgcattttctctcaagttttctatctataaaatatttaactataatatatcttcttaatagttgtttataaattttaaatcacaactaaataatttgttttcatTTATTGTGTAAAgttggataatattataattatatgtcattttaaaatgttttggtttttgaaaaccgaattataaaaaccgatccaaacGATTTGTAATCGGATCGGattggatttgaatttagtttggactatagatatatattatagttaCTGTCATTACTCATGCATTCAAGTTTATAAACCTTGTTAAGTTTGGTCTTTCTATCAATGTGGAACTCATTCCTATATTCTTCTCTTTTGCTAGATTTATTCTCAAATACTCATCTTTGAGTATCGATATCTCATTCACATATATTTCATTTTAGACATATAATATATCGTTTCGAAGTTTTCACGGAAGAGAACACAAACTCACTTAGAATTAAttatatatacaacatatatTTCTATATGTCTAAAGttagtaaaaatataaatatttatattaaattttccaaacaaaatatatatttttcaataatCAAACCAAAATATTAAAGGGAAAATGACGTATAGTCCCTATAATGTTTCTAGGGTTGACCCATTTAGCCAGTTAACTTATTTTGTGGCTTAATAAGGGATCGAATTAGTCTTTGTCGGGTCGATTAAGTCCTTATTTCAATTTTGAAGGGGTTAGCCGGTCATTTTAAGTCCACCTCCTTCTACTAACACCACATCGGATGCTGACTGTGACTTTCGTCTAATGCCATGTCATTAATTAGTCACCTCCTTCGTAATGTCGGTATACGCTTTATAAAAGAGCCTGTTTACATCCACTGTTCAACACTTCATCGGTAAACCCTTTTTTGTGAGCTGCTTTTGAATCCTCAAGCATGAAACCCGTATTCTTACAAGTAGATTTCCACTTCCAAGGAATGTTCGCCAGAAACCCCATACGCTACACCGGTGGAATTACTCAGAGGTTTTCGGACATCGATTTCGCAGGAATGGACAAGGATGGGTGTGTTGCCTTCATCGAAAGGTTCACTGGGGAAAAGTGTGAGAAGCTCTATTACTGCCAACCTGATATTGATTTTCCAAAAGGTTTGACTCTAATTTGCAATGACCCCGATTATTACGACTTCATTGAAATTGCATATGAATGTGGTGTTATACTCCCTATGTATGTAGACCATTTTGGGGATAGTAACATACAGGAATGGTTGGATGAACAAAAGACGAGTTTGTTGGTAACATTGATGAAGAAGTACTTGATGGTGCAGGACTGGTTAAGGAAGTTGCACCAGGGTATCGGGATGTGGGTGATAGTGACACGAACGATGAGGTAGAGAatggcgatgatgatgatgacgaggaTGAGGATGTCGATGGCGATGAGGATGACCATCAAAAGCCTCATTTTTTTATAAAGGGTAATGAGATTCAGGAAGAGATGGGTGAGAAAGCAGGTGCAGGTGAGTTTTTCGATGAAGACATGGGTGACAATGAAGATGTTTATCCCGAATTGCCAAACATTTTCAATGATAAGCTCAATTGGAAGGAGCAGgaacctattttaggtatgaggTTTGAGAGTCCTAAGCAATTGAAACACATGCTTTGTAACTATGCTGTCGCGAATGGTTAtcaattatgttttgttaagaaTGATACTAGACGATTACTTGTCAAATGCTGTGGTGGCAAATGTACTTTTAGGCTTTGGGGTTCTTGGATGAGTGAAGATAAGTCTTTCCAGATAAAATCTCTTATCAGTGAGCATAATTGTGCAAAGAATTTCAAATTCGGATCAATTGTGGCTTACAAATGGATAGGGACCCACTTTAAGCACCAATTTTACAACAATCAAAAGATGAGCGCCCGAATGCTTAGAGAGGAGGTAAAAACAGATTTTGGGATTAACGTGAGTATGAGTCAGTGTAGGAGAGCCAAGAAGTATGCATTGAGTCTAGTTAAGGGACAATAGCTGAGAATTATGCAAGATTATGGTCATATGGTGAGGAGATTAGAAGATCAAATCCTGGATCCATAGTTAAAATTTGTGTTGATTCAATGCCTGATGGTAAGAATTATTTCAGCAAAATATACATATGTTTTGCTTCAGTAAAAGAGGGATGGAGGGGAGGATGTAGGAGGATCATTAACCTGGATGGTTGTTTTCTGAAAACTTTTTGTCAATGGGAGTTGGTTTGTGCTGTGGGTAGAGATGCTAACAATGGAATATTCCCAATTGCTTGGGCAGTTGTTTCTGTGGAAAACAAAGAGAATTGGAAATGGTTCTTAGAAAGTCTTTCAGAAGATTTGCAATGTTGGAATCATGGTAACGATTTGGTTCTAATTTCGGATCAACACAAGGTATGGTTCAAAACTATTGCATGTTTTAAATTTAGTTATTGCTATTCGAATTTCAAACATTAATGTGACTTATGTAGCGTTTGATTGAGGCAGTGAAGGAAGTATTTCCAACAGCTGAACATAGACAGTGTGCTAGACATATCTATGCGAATTTTAGAAAGCCATTTAGTGGATCCAAGTTTGAAAATCTGTTTTGGAAAGCGAGCAAGGCAACAACTGAAGCACAATTTAATGTAGTCATGAAAGAGATTGGAAAATTAAATCCGGAAGCAGTTGTGCATCTTATGGCTAGAGATCCAAAGACTTGGTCTTTGGCTTTTTTCAGAGTTCATAATTCTTGTGAGTCAGTAGAGAATGGTTTTTCAGAGAGTTTTAATAGTGTGATTTTGGATGCCCGGAAGAAACCAATAATAAGCATGTTAGAGGACATTCGTATATATGTGATGCAAAGGATGGTGACTATGAAACTAACCGGACAAGGATGGAATGCTTATTCTGTTTGTCTAAATATCATAATACGGTTGAATATGCTCCAAACTGAGCAAAGGTTTGTACATTTATCCAATTACATTACTACTTTACTCTTCACATCTCATGATATTTGCGGTTTTCATCTATATATGTAGGCATTGGCATGTCATTTCTTGTGGTGGGATGAAGTTTGAGGCAAGGAAGATGGACGAGGCGTTTATTGTGGATGTTGAAAAAAAGGAATGCAGCTGCAGGCTATGGCAACTTAATGGATATGGTTGCGTACACTCAGTTGCCACCTTAGCCTACTTAAATTTGACACCTGATGGTCCATATGTAGATTCAATGTACTTGGCTGCATTATACCATAATACTCACAAACAGCCAATCCATGGGATGAATGGACAAAATATGTGGCCTTCTACTGACTTGATACCCCCTTTGCCTCCATTGAAAAGGCGTATGCCAGGAAGGCCAACCATAAAGAGAAGAAGAGATGCTTCTGAACGGATGGGAAAACATACCGTCTGCAAGGCAGGGAAGAAAGTTTCTTGCAGCATATGCAAGGAGAAAGGACACAACAAGGCTACTTGTAGTAAAGGTGTAAGAACATCCAAACAAAATGGAACAAAGAAACAAAAACAGATACCTACGCAGGAGTCTGTAAACATTACCATAGGAGTAGGGGAGGATGAGGTAATCGTAGATGCTACTGATGCTTTGGATAGGCCTAGAGATGAAGAGCGAATGGTGGGAGTCAATGGACAGGATGAAGGGGTGAATGTCAATGCTCGAGTTAAGCATGTTAAACCACCTAAAATGCGAAAGAAGTCAGAACGAATCATTAAACTGAAGCTTGCAAAAAATGTAGGGGGTGAAGGTAGCAGTGTTGCAACGGCCATGGAATTGGATTAAGTAGTTGTTTGTTATAGGGCTGTTCACTAtctggataaaaccgaattgtccaattggacaatttggatcggactatttggttcggatatttggatttttggattggttttcagcAAAACCGAATTAATATTTTGGAtatcggattggttttggtttataaactaAGGACCGAATAGTCCAAAAGAACCGAATAACAACTTATTATCTTTATTTCATATGTatctttaactatttataaatttactaaattattatTTGTAGTTATTAGAAGTTTTCATTGAATATACTACCTTAAATTACTTATTATCAAAAGTTTTTTGTCAATGAAAtattaactataatatattttcttagtatttattcataaattataatttataaaaaaaatagtttttttgtaGATTTTGCTAATATTCAAGttatatatttttcaaaatgTCTTGCCTcttgaaaaccgaattgtaaaaaccgatccaaccgaattgtaattagtttggatcggatcggatttaaatttagtttggactattcagatcgatgttttgaaaaccgaaatataTTCGGATTcccttgattggatcggatcaaaccgatccatccaaacgaacactccTAGTTTGTTATTTGTAGTGAATGTGTGTTGCAGTAAACAAATGATCTTTGTATGTTCTTTTATGGTGTACTACGAATTTTAAGGGGTATTATGGGCATTTTAGCCAAAACAAAGTAAACTGACCATTTATGATGTGGGGGTATTTGAGTTATTACTATTTAAATTGACCATTTTGGTTGTGGGGGCATTTTAGTCATTATAAATTAAATTTAACATTTTGGATGtgagggcattttagtcattagaAATTAAAACCATTTTTGGATGCAAGGGTAATTAACTCATTACAAAGTAAATTGGCCATTTTGGTTGTGGGGGCATTTTAGTCATTACAAATTAAGTTTAACATTTTGGATGtgagggcattttagtcattagaAATTAAAACCATTTTTGGATGCAGGGGTAATTAACTCATTACAAAGTAAATTGGCCATTTTGGTTGTGGGGGCATTTTAGTCATTACAAATTAAGTTTAACATTTTCGATGTGCGGGCATTTTAGTCATTATAAATTAAAACCATTTTTGGATGCAGGGGTAATTAACTCATTACAAAGTAAATTGGCCATTTTGGATGCAGGGGTAATTAAGTCATTACaaagtaaattgaccatttttcaTGCAGGGGTAATTTAGTCATTGTAAAAAACACGGGacttgtgacttaatccattCAACATGAAAAGGCTATCTTTAGAAAACTTTATTcccttttttttttccaaaaaaggtTTGCAGACAAGCAGATATGGTTCAATCGTGTGCAAAGGTTTTTTTTGTCCCTTTTCCCAAACTGCACCATTTGTGGTCCCTGTCTATGCGCATAAAGAAGGTAAATTCATTTTGCTTTGTCTTGTGGTGCTGTCCCAGTCGATGAAACATATATAATACCCAAATGTTTCTTTCTTTCATGCACACATACAGATACAGGTGaaagacaattttttttaataatatcatATTAAAACACAATTCACCCATGGGTTTGTTTACATCGCTTACTACTATTCAATAACCTATTACAGAGATCATCGACAAAAAACTTCATCAAAAAACGATGACAATCAGCAGCCCAGCAACACCACCACCAAATCTACAGACCAACATCACAAACTAATACCAGCAACCCACACAAAATCTACTACTAATATTGACACTAAACAACATAGGCAACACACCAAAACACAAACCCAGGAGTGAAATGCTTCAACCTACACAACATTTTTTTACTTAAACACCAAATACGTCACCACAGATGcacaaacaacaccaaaaatcccAACACAAGACATCAGCTTCTTACGTTTGTTGTCCTTGAAGACCATCTTCGCATATGCTCCTTGCAGAGAAACGAAATGATTTTTAAGATCAGCAACCATATGTGAGATATCCATCTGACCAGCGCGAACGTCATCGACCTCAAGGTTCATGGCATCTAAGTGTCGATTAACTGCAAGACGGAGCTCACGCAACTGGTCTTGGAAGTCCTCTCGTATAAGAGACAACTCCGTCTGGGTTTGCAGTAGACTGATGGCTATGTCTTCGTTCGTTACACCATTCGAATGATTCTCATCCATGTAACGGGCGTAATTTGGAGACCAACTGTGTTCTGCACGTCCGCTCGAAGCCATTTTGGAGTAAACTTAGAGACGAGATTGGGGTAATGAAGTTTGCAGATGTGCCCTTTTAGGTCAAGGAAGTCTTCATTTTATATGGAGGCGCTAGAACTGTCGATCGTTGCTCCTTACGATTCGCCTTCAATACGACGTCGTTGTGGTTGTTGGACGATTTAACTTCTTGCCATGTCATCGCTTACGTGTTAGGCTAGGTTTATGTAGCAATGTTAACCGGCTACAATAGATAAAAGGGACTATATTGTTAGGTAACAAATAATTCGATCCCTTATTAAGCCACAAAATAAATTAACTGGCTAAATGGGTCAACCCTAGAAACATTATAGGCCTATACGTAATTTTCCCAATATTAAATGCTTATGGTTTTTATAGAACTTAGCTGGcctatatataataaaattattttaaaaaacaaataaattaagCACAGAGTTTTGGGTTTCCCTAAAAAGAGACGTAAAGTGACACAAGAGGGAAAGAAAGTGGCGTGTAAGGTGGGGATTTGGATAGAGAGTGTGGAAGGTAGGCCCCTTCTCGAAACAATAGCGCAGACGTTGGTGTTGTAAATTGTAATGTTGTCTGTCGTAATCCGGCACGTCACCTTCCTCCACAGCCGCTCACCATTTACTCCCACCTCCATTTcccttttttttataattttctttcTCTTTTAAGTAACACTCTTTATCTTCTATTTAACTATTTGATCGTTTAGTCGACTAGGTCAGTAGGTAGTATGCCCAAAAGGGTGACTAAatgttaaaattaaataataagcgtTTTTTTTTGCTGTATTTATTTTATGAACattaacaaaaaaataacaaTACTCGTATATTTATTGTTAAAGGAAATAACCAAAAACTATGATTTCAGAAAATGTTCAATATTTTCGGAATGCGGACCTTGAAGTGGTCTCGTACCGACACGGGTTTAGTGGTCCTCCTAGTTATACGTGGTTTCCATAATGTGGTAtccatcaatgttttaaaaaccggtttgaaccggccggtcgaaccggttggaccgggaacctGGAGAAGGAACGGTTCAACTATTaccggttttacattgatttctaaaccggattgaaccggccggtttttaggaaaaaccggttgaaccggtcaaaataaatcggttgaaccggttaaatcgaataaaaacacatgaaaaataaccatttacataataaactttggtgatttttttcaaatctatttagttttctttaaataaaaacatatgataaatgttataaattcatttgatgtgtttgtattcatcaaaaactatatttcgtttgggtattatactttattaatttttcattttgacatatatggattgatgtaaaatactaaaacttatggttatatgttattttaatgtgtttggattcatctacaatttatttttatgtgtatttttaatgtttgaacttgtaaacatcaaattcataatttctatatgtatttatgtgtaggaaaatagaaaaaaacatgaaaaatatagaaaccggttcacccggcggtcgaaccggttaaaccggttgaaccgggaaccggtcactataccggttcaactaaaaagaccagtttttaaaacattggtatcCATGATATATCAGAGTCGTATTTCTGacgttatgatttttttttcgatGTTATGTTATGATTGTCAACGAAAAAAATAGATGTTTAGAGGTTGCAGTGTTGTGGT is part of the Lactuca sativa cultivar Salinas chromosome 7, Lsat_Salinas_v11, whole genome shotgun sequence genome and harbors:
- the LOC128127213 gene encoding uncharacterized protein LOC128127213; translation: MPDGKNYFSKIYICFASVKEGWRGGCRRIINLDGCFLKTFCQWELVCAVGRDANNGIFPIAWAVVSVENKENWKWFLESLSEDLQCWNHGNDLVLISDQHKRLIEAVKEVFPTAEHRQCARHIYANFRKPFSGSKFENLFWKASKATTEAQFNVVMKEIGKLNPEAVVHLMARDPKTWSLAFFRVHNSCESVENGFSESFNSVILDARKKPIISMLEDIRIYVMQRMVTMKLTGQGWNAYSVCLNIIIRLNMLQTEQRHWHVISCGGMKFEARKMDEAFIVDVEKKECSCRLWQLNGYGCVHSVATLAYLNLTPDGPYVDSMYLAALYHNTHKQPIHGMNGQNMWPSTDLIPPLPPLKRRMPGRPTIKRRRDASERMGKHTVCKAGKKVSCSICKEKGHNKATCSKGVRTSKQNGTKKQKQIPTQESVNITIGVGEDEVIVDATDALDRPRDEERMVGVNGQDEGVNVNARVKHVKPPKMRKKSERIIKLKLAKNVGGEGSSVATAMELD